The nucleotide window ACCCCGATCAGCACGAAACTGAAGCAAGCGACGCTGATGCTGTACTTCTTGTGGATCTCAACCAGAAATCGGTCCGCCTGGGTCCGCGAGGTCCGCTCGTCATCCCGGGTCACGGTGACTTCAGCGATGCTGGTAAGCACCGGCATGGCCTGGTTGGCCTGGTTGGTGGGGTTGACGGTCTGGCGGCCCGTCGTATCGGTGATCAGCGGAGTCTGGATCGGATTCTGGACCGGATTCTGGGCGGCGGCGGCTTCGGGAAGCAGCAGTTTCCCGAACGCCCGCTCGAAGGTCCGCCAGGCGCCGCAGTGGCTGACTTTCCCGGTGTCGGCAATGGTCGGCACCACGCCGCTGTGTGAAATCCGCATCAACGCCCGAAGGTCGGTGCGGGCCAGGTCCTGGCGGGTCCCGGCGGCCCGGGTGGCCCGCCGGCGCGACGACGTCACCTGGTCCATCATTTCACAGGTCGTCATTTCCCGGTCGCCCCGGGAGAAATTGGTCGTATCGCGTTCGAAGAGATTCTGGACCGCCTTGACCCGGATCGTGTTGTGACCGAACCGGGTGACCTGGAGCTGCGAGATCTCGGAGGTCTTGTAGTCGTGGACCTTGCCGTTGAAGAGCTGGAGGATCAGGTCGACACCCGTCTCATCGAAGGTCATCAAACCGCTGTCGGCGTAAATGACCCGGCGGCCGTCATAGGCCGAGTGATCGAAGATCTGGACATCCGACATCTTGCCCGAGCCGGGGAACACCCGGGACGCCAGGATGTAATACTGGCCCAGGGCATTGATGGCCTGCTCCCGCATCTGGAACGCGGGCCGCTTTTCGCCGATGTCGCGCTGGAGGTTGCCGAGCCGGGCGTTGGTCCGGGGCAGGACCTGGTCGACGAACAAAAAGCTGATGGCGGCCAGGGCCAGGCCGGCCACCAAGGCCGGCCGGAGCATCTGCCCGACGCTGACCCCGTTGGCCCGCATCGCGGTGATTTCGCTGTCGGCGCCAAGCTGGCTGTACCCGTAGAGAATCGCGACCAACACCGCCATCGGGAGGGTCAGCGCGATGATGAACGGAATGCTGAGGAGGAGGACTTCGATGATGATGCCGACCGGGAGATCCTTGCCCACCAATTCGCCGAACCGCTTGGCGAGTTGATTGACCAGCAACAAACCGGTGCAGGCCCCCAGGGAGAAGAAGAACGGGCCCGCGACGGACCGGAGGATGTACCTTCGCAGCAGACGCATTCTGGGGCGGAAGTCTAATCGCCCTCCGGCTGGAACGCCCGTCCTATCGCGGCCGAGTTGGTTGCCTTATGCTCTGGCGCTGGTCACTCACTTTTCCGGACCCCTACCATGACGCTTCGGCTCAACCTGCTGCTCTTCAGTCTGGCCGGATGCCAGACGCCACCGCCGGCCAAAGAGATCGACGGTCAGGCGGCGCTCCGGTACGTCGAAACCCAGGTCGGGTTCGGCCCCCGGATCCCGGGAACCGCGGGTCACCGGGCGATGTCTGCCTGGCTCGACAGTCTGCTCCGGGCCCGGGCCGATTCCGTGGTGGTCCAGGCGTGGACCCATGTGAGCCGGACCGGCGACTCCCTTCCGATGCGGAACCTGGTGGCGCGGTTCAACCCTGCGGCCACCCGCCGGCTCCTCTTCCTGGCCCACTGGGACACCCGGCCCGTGGCCGATGCCGACACCGGGGTCCGGGCCAAACAACCGATCCCCGGCGCGAACGACGGGGGGTCGGGCGTGGCGGTTCTCCTGGCCATGGCCGATGCCTTGAAGAAGGTACCGCCGACGATCGGCGTCGATCTCCTGTTCGTCGATGGCGAGGACTACGGGATCTTTAGCGAGGAGGTCGACGTGTTGATCGGGTCGCAGTACTACGCCCGGCACCAACTGCCGGGGCCCACGCCTGAATACGCGGTGCTGCTCGACATGGTAGGGGGCAAGGGCGCGGTGTTCCGCAAGGAAGGCTATTCCG belongs to Gemmatimonadota bacterium and includes:
- a CDS encoding M28 family peptidase, with protein sequence MTLRLNLLLFSLAGCQTPPPAKEIDGQAALRYVETQVGFGPRIPGTAGHRAMSAWLDSLLRARADSVVVQAWTHVSRTGDSLPMRNLVARFNPAATRRLLFLAHWDTRPVADADTGVRAKQPIPGANDGGSGVAVLLAMADALKKVPPTIGVDLLFVDGEDYGIFSEEVDVLIGSQYYARHQLPGPTPEYAVLLDMVGGKGAVFRKEGYSVTAAPNVVDQIWATATRVGASNYFLNETGTSITDDHIPLQQAGLKAVNIIAEFGAGTTYPYWHTAGDTVDKLAAETLKTVGDVMMVLIREAKAVN
- a CDS encoding YjgP/YjgQ family permease, with protein sequence MRLLRRYILRSVAGPFFFSLGACTGLLLVNQLAKRFGELVGKDLPVGIIIEVLLLSIPFIIALTLPMAVLVAILYGYSQLGADSEITAMRANGVSVGQMLRPALVAGLALAAISFLFVDQVLPRTNARLGNLQRDIGEKRPAFQMREQAINALGQYYILASRVFPGSGKMSDVQIFDHSAYDGRRVIYADSGLMTFDETGVDLILQLFNGKVHDYKTSEISQLQVTRFGHNTIRVKAVQNLFERDTTNFSRGDREMTTCEMMDQVTSSRRRATRAAGTRQDLARTDLRALMRISHSGVVPTIADTGKVSHCGAWRTFERAFGKLLLPEAAAAQNPVQNPIQTPLITDTTGRQTVNPTNQANQAMPVLTSIAEVTVTRDDERTSRTQADRFLVEIHKKYSISVACFSFVLIGVAMALRFPRGGMGLVIGGGLLVFAIFYVCLVGGESLADRGYASPAVAMWLPNVLVLLAGTIGLIRVNREFGSTRGGDIADLVETMLRPFRFRKREG